In Callospermophilus lateralis isolate mCalLat2 chromosome 4, mCalLat2.hap1, whole genome shotgun sequence, one genomic interval encodes:
- the Csf2rb gene encoding cytokine receptor common subunit beta, protein MALIWGLLLLALQAPWGQGVTGAEETIPLKTLRCYNNYTSRIVCRWAATQDALWLLNLTLHRRVNGDLPQPVSCEINKDTSSGDCPAPPCVHRRCLIPYQEFALADHDYYFFQPDRPLGIQLSVPLAQHVQPPPPKDPQISKTGGHFLLTWSVALGDPQTSWLSQGDLEFEVVFRRLSDSWEEATSLYSRSSPAVLGEELLVPGSTYVARVRTRLAPSSRFSGRPSRWSPEILWDSQPGDEAQPRNLQCVFDGAHALGCSWEVRSPVASSVSFGLFYASSPEAQEEDCAPVLKEELSGLYTRLRCQIPVPDPGARGLYVVSVRPRSEGRFIKSSDNIQMEPPTLKVTKDGDSYSLRWQVAKMYYTHLGQTFEVQYRRDAEDWGDSKRETLQNAHSMALPALEPSTRYWARVRVRPTPGVYNGIWSEWSEARSWTTEWVLPTWVLPTALVMVTLLLLLALRCCGVYGYRLNRKWKEKIPNPGKSHLFQNGGAGLGPPPSLWGAPSRTPPAQGPWDSLFPEQERVPSKDFGDCEVSPLTIEDPQVSCHPPSGPDTTPAASGLPTETPPGPQLGPAAPSGRAENRLPSFDFNGPYLGPPHSGSLPDVQDQPAPPQSQEPALTGSLEYLCLPPGGQVQLVPLAQVMGQGQAVDRQGQPSPAAQETPSLESRGGPAPLAPGLGVGEQDPKHSPAALPMSSGDPEDPGVASAYVTTADLALALPTVTPSVSLAPPLSPPLVQNPSVCPRPPDGPLGAPDPGKPGFEGYVELPPTMGQCPQPPTGSPASPVSSTPILSPGESPEEVALASPPAEGLLVLQQEGDYCFLPGLGPGPLSPQSKPSCPEPCPEVRDPRQPKPHMPAIQLFKSLKHQDYLSLLPWDISRPGQVC, encoded by the exons ATGGCGCTGATCTGGgggctgctcctcctggccctgcaggCTCCCTGGGGCCAGGGGGTGACAGGGGCAGAAG AAACCATCCCGCTGAAGACGCTGCGCTGCTACAACAACTACACCAGCCGCATCGTCTGCAGGTGGGCGGCCACGCAGGACGCCCTGTGGCTGCTCAACCTGACCCTCCATCGCAGGGTGAATGG GGATCTTCCACAGCCAGTGTCCTGTGAGATCAATAAGGACACGTCCTCAGGGGACTGCCCAGCTCCTCCGTGTGTGCATAGAAGGTGCCTCATTCCCTACCAGGAATTCGCCCTCGCTGACCACGACTACTACTTCTTCCAACCAGACCGGCCGCTGGGCATCCAGCTCTCAGTGCCACTGGCCCAGCACG TCCAGCCGCCCCCACCCAAGGACCCCCAGATCAGCAAGACCGGGGGCCATTTCCTGCTGACCTGGAGCGTGGCCCTCGGGGACCCCCAGACATCCTGGCTGTCGCAGGGGGACCTGGAGTTCGAGGTGGTCTTCAGGCGGCTTAGCGACTCCTGGGAG GAGGCCACCAGCCTCTACTCCAGGTCCTCCCCGGCCGTCCTGGGCGAGGAGCTCCTGGTGCCCGGCAGCACCTACGTGGCCCGAGTGCGGACGCGGCTGGCCCCCAGCTCGCGTTTCTCGGGACGACCCAGCCGCTGGAGCCCCGAGATCCTCTGGGACTCGCAGCCAG GGGACGAGGCCCAGCCCCGGAACCTGCAGTGTGTCTTCGACGGGGCCCACGCCCTGGGCTGCTCCTGGGAGGTCAGGTCCCCCGTGGCCAGCTCCGTCTCCTTCGGCCTCTTCTACGCGTCCAGCCCAGAGGCACA GGAGGAGGACTGTGCCCCGGTGCTGAAGGAGGAGCTCAGCGGCCTGTACACCCGGCTCCGGTGCCAGATCCCGGTGCCCGACCCCGGGGCCCGCGGCCTGTACGTCGTCTCTGTCCGTCCGCGGAGCGAGGGGAGGTTCATCAAGAGCTCGGACAACA TCCAGATGGAGCCCCCAACCCTCAAAGTGACCAAAGATGGAGACAGCTACAGCCTGCGATGGCAAGTGGCGAAGATGTACTACACACACCTCGGCCAGACCTTCGAGGTCCAGTACCGCAGGGACGCAGAGGACTGGGGG GACAGCAAGAGAGAGACCCTGCAGAACGCCCACAGCATGGCCCTGCCAGCTCTGGAGCCCTCCACCCGGTACTGGGCCAGGGTGAGGGTCAGGCCCACCCCTGGCGTCTACAATGGCATCTGGAGCGAGTGGAGTGAGGCTCGCTCCTGGACCACAGAGTGGG TGCTGCCCACGTGGGTGCTGCCGACCGCCCTCGTCATGGTCACCCTGCTCCTGCTCCTGGCACTGCGCTGCTGTGGCGTCTACGGGTACAG GCTGAACAGGAAGTGGAAGGAGAAGATCCCCAACCCTGGCAAGAGCCACCTGTTCCAG AACGGGGGTGCAGGCCTTGGGCCCCCACCCAGCCTGTGGGGTGCCCCCAGCAGGACCCCGCCTGCCCAGGGGCCCTGGGACAGCCTCTTCCCTGAGCAGGAGAG GGTGCCCTCTAAGGATTTTGGAGACTGTGAGGTGTCACCTCTCACCATAGAGGACCCTCAAGTGTCCTGCCATCCACCATCTGGGCCCGATACAACCCCGGCTGCCTCGGGGCTGCCCACGGAGACACCCCCTGGCCCCCAGCTGGGCCCAGCAGCCCCCTCAGGCAGAGCTGAGAACCGGCTGCCCAGCTTTGACTTCAATGGCCCCTACCTGGGGCCACCCCACAGCGGCTCCCTGCCTGACGTCCAGGACCAGCCGGCGCCTCCCCAGAGCCAGGAGCCAGCGCTCACGGGCTCCCTGGAGTACCTGTGCCTGCCCCCTGGGGGACAGGTGCAGCTGGTCCCCCTGGCCCAGGTGATGGGGCAGGGCCAGGCTGTGGACAGGCAGGGCCAGCCCAGCCCTGCGGCCCAGGAGACCCCCTCCCTGGAGTCCAGGGGCGGCCCTGCCCCTCTTGCCCCTGGGCTGGGGGTGGGTGAACAGGACCCAAAGCACAGCCCAGCAGCGCTGCCCATGAGCTCTGGAGACCCTGAGGACCCTGGTGTGGCCTCTGCCTATGTCACCACGGCAGACCTGGCTCTTGCCCTGCCCACGGTGACCCCATCTGTCTCTCTGGCTCCACCTCTGAGCCCCCCCTTAGTCCAGAACCCCAGTGTCTGTCCTAGGCCACCAGATGGGCCCCTTGGAGCCCCAGACCCCGGGAAGCCAGGGTTCGAGGGCTATGTGGAGCTCCCTCCAACCATGGGCCAGTGCCCCCAGCCCCCCACGGGCAGTCCTGCCTCTCCTGTGTCCAGCACCCCCATCCTGAGCCCAGGGGAGTCCCCGGAGGAAGTAGCCCTGGCATCCCCACCTGCCGAGGGGCTCCTTGTCCTGCAGCAGGAGGGTGACTATTGCTTTCTCCCTGGCCTTGGACCTGGGCCTCTCTCACCCCAGAGCAAGCCCTCCTGCCCCGAGCCCTGTCCTGAGGTCAGGGACCCTCGGCAGCCCAAGCCCCACATGCCAGCCATTCAGCTCTTCAAGTCCCTGAAGCATCAGGACTACCTGTCCCTGCTTCCATGGGACATCAGCAGGCCTGGGCAGGTGTGCTGA